The following coding sequences lie in one Nocardioides sambongensis genomic window:
- a CDS encoding DUF2200 domain-containing protein, giving the protein MHRIFTTSVASVYPHYVAKAERKGRTKAEVDEVITWLTGFDQTELDRHLAEETTFADFFDAAELNPAAELITGSICGVRIAEIEDPLMKKIRYLDKLVDELAKGKAMEKVLRG; this is encoded by the coding sequence ATGCACCGCATCTTCACCACCAGCGTCGCCTCCGTGTATCCCCACTACGTCGCGAAGGCGGAGCGCAAGGGGCGCACCAAGGCGGAGGTGGACGAGGTGATCACCTGGCTCACCGGGTTCGACCAGACCGAGCTCGACCGTCACCTGGCCGAGGAGACGACCTTCGCGGACTTCTTCGACGCGGCCGAGCTCAACCCGGCCGCCGAGCTCATCACCGGCAGCATCTGCGGGGTGAGGATCGCGGAGATCGAGGACCCGCTGATGAAGAAGATCCGCTACCTGGACAAGCTCGTGGACGAGTTGGCCAAGGGCAAGGCGATGGAGAAGGTGCTGCGCGGCTGA
- a CDS encoding MFS transporter: MPNDSRRIALLLGLLFGLAGMGSSSAAVALPLLGPDLGVSVGAATWTISLYALMLAVTTATYGRLADLMGIKLPLLIGISLMAAGAVVAALAPTFEVLLLARLFQGAGAAAVPTLGVAIISARYVDEVRGLALGRLAGMAAAISALGPLVGGVVEAAFGWRAVMALPVLGMLVVPFIWRALTDQGTGAALDVFGALLVALTAGGVVLLVQSPSSGLLVAVAGALLVLLGVPAVTFWVRRRPDGFLPLDVIRNGSVVRCAAAAAAIPAAWFASLIAVPTVLVGEGWEPYQVGLLLLPASLLSLTLPRLAGRLIATLGPARTIGVAASVASVAMLIGAAGAHFVSPVMLAFTLLVVCVAFGVGQPALGAAVGDAVQVHVRGVALGVATLVFMTGGSVGSAMVGGLGELIGVDGSLLVLAALPLLALFALVPELRRSPAAEPAADLSQARA, translated from the coding sequence GTGCCCAACGACTCCCGCCGCATCGCGCTGCTGCTCGGCCTGCTCTTCGGGCTGGCGGGCATGGGGTCGTCGTCGGCAGCGGTCGCGCTGCCGCTGCTCGGCCCGGATCTCGGGGTCTCCGTGGGCGCCGCCACCTGGACGATCAGCCTCTACGCGCTGATGCTCGCGGTCACCACCGCGACCTACGGCCGGCTGGCGGACCTGATGGGCATCAAGCTGCCGCTGCTGATCGGGATCAGCCTGATGGCGGCCGGGGCGGTGGTCGCGGCACTCGCGCCGACCTTCGAGGTGCTCCTGCTCGCCCGCCTCTTCCAAGGAGCGGGCGCCGCGGCGGTCCCGACCTTGGGCGTGGCCATCATCAGCGCTCGTTATGTGGACGAGGTCCGCGGGCTCGCCCTCGGTCGCCTCGCCGGCATGGCCGCCGCGATCAGCGCCCTCGGCCCGCTGGTCGGCGGCGTCGTCGAGGCCGCCTTCGGGTGGCGGGCGGTGATGGCGCTGCCCGTCCTCGGCATGCTGGTGGTCCCGTTCATCTGGCGGGCGCTGACCGACCAGGGCACCGGCGCCGCGCTCGACGTCTTCGGCGCGCTGCTCGTCGCTCTCACCGCCGGCGGTGTGGTGCTGCTGGTGCAGTCGCCCTCGAGCGGTCTGCTCGTGGCGGTCGCGGGCGCGCTGCTCGTCCTCCTCGGGGTCCCCGCAGTCACCTTCTGGGTGCGCCGCCGGCCTGACGGCTTCCTGCCGCTCGACGTGATCCGCAATGGTTCCGTGGTGCGGTGCGCGGCGGCGGCCGCCGCCATCCCGGCGGCCTGGTTCGCTTCGCTGATCGCGGTGCCGACGGTGCTCGTGGGCGAAGGATGGGAGCCCTATCAGGTCGGTCTGCTGCTGCTCCCGGCCTCGCTGCTGTCGCTGACCCTGCCGCGGTTGGCCGGGCGCCTGATCGCGACCCTCGGCCCGGCCCGGACCATCGGCGTCGCCGCCTCCGTGGCGTCGGTGGCGATGCTGATCGGTGCGGCGGGTGCCCACTTCGTCTCGCCGGTGATGCTCGCCTTCACGCTGCTGGTGGTCTGCGTCGCGTTCGGCGTCGGTCAACCGGCCCTCGGGGCGGCGGTCGGGGACGCCGTCCAGGTGCACGTCCGCGGGGTCGCCCTGGGCGTGGCGACCCTGGTGTTCATGACCGGTGGTTCGGTCGGCTCGGCGATGGTCGGTGGCCTCGGTGAGCTGATCGGGGTGGACGGGAGCCTCCTGGTGCTCGCCGCGCTGCCCTTGCTCGCGCTGTTCGCGCTGGTGCCGGAGCTACGGCGCTCGCCGGCGGCGGAGCCAGCGGCCGACCTGTCGCAGGCCCGCGCCTAG
- a CDS encoding acyl-CoA dehydrogenase family protein translates to MPTVDQIVSATEELIRTRVLPVDDEYDGDIAAAGGDAARLQLQEAAREAGVFAPHASRELGGLGLGMVDRAPVFEAAGYSLFGPVALNINAPDEGNVHLLDHLATAQQRDRYLGPLARGEVRSGFAMTEPSPGAGSDPAALATTAEKADGGWVINGEKHFITGADGAGFFIIMARTGEHATMFLAPSDREGLEVGRHLKSLDTSMLGGHCQMRFTDLFVPDEDVLGDVDRGFAGAQIRLGPARMTHVMRWLGAARRAHEVAVTHVAGREAFGTRLADLGMMQQMIADNEIDIAATRALLLEACRVLDDGGRASKETSIAKTFAGEALHRIADRAVQMCGGLGTTHELPVAKIAREIRPFRIYDGPSEVHRWSLAKRAVREITR, encoded by the coding sequence ATGCCCACGGTGGATCAGATCGTCAGCGCGACCGAGGAGCTCATCCGCACCCGGGTGCTCCCCGTCGACGACGAGTACGACGGCGACATCGCCGCCGCCGGAGGGGACGCGGCGCGACTGCAGCTGCAGGAGGCCGCGCGCGAGGCCGGCGTCTTCGCCCCGCACGCGTCCCGCGAGCTGGGCGGGCTCGGCCTCGGGATGGTGGACCGCGCCCCGGTCTTCGAGGCGGCCGGCTACTCGCTGTTCGGCCCCGTCGCACTGAACATCAACGCTCCCGACGAGGGCAACGTGCACCTGCTCGACCACCTCGCCACCGCTCAGCAGCGCGATCGCTACCTGGGCCCGCTGGCGCGCGGCGAGGTGCGCTCCGGCTTCGCGATGACCGAGCCCTCCCCCGGTGCCGGCTCGGACCCGGCGGCCCTGGCCACCACCGCGGAGAAGGCGGACGGCGGCTGGGTGATCAACGGGGAGAAGCACTTCATCACCGGCGCCGACGGCGCCGGGTTCTTCATCATCATGGCGCGCACCGGCGAGCACGCGACGATGTTCCTCGCCCCGTCCGACCGCGAGGGCCTCGAGGTCGGGCGGCACCTGAAGAGCCTGGACACCTCGATGCTCGGCGGCCACTGCCAGATGCGGTTCACCGACCTCTTCGTCCCGGACGAGGACGTGCTCGGCGACGTCGACCGCGGCTTCGCCGGAGCCCAGATCCGGCTCGGACCGGCCCGGATGACCCACGTGATGCGCTGGCTCGGCGCCGCCCGCCGCGCCCACGAGGTCGCGGTCACCCACGTCGCCGGCCGCGAGGCGTTCGGGACCCGCCTGGCCGACCTGGGCATGATGCAGCAGATGATCGCGGACAACGAGATCGACATCGCGGCGACCCGGGCGCTGTTGCTGGAGGCGTGCCGGGTGCTCGACGACGGGGGCCGGGCCAGCAAGGAGACCTCGATCGCGAAGACCTTCGCCGGGGAGGCGCTGCACCGGATCGCCGACCGGGCGGTGCAGATGTGCGGCGGCCTGGGCACCACGCACGAGCTGCCGGTGGCCAAGATCGCCCGCGAGATCCGCCCCTTCCGGATCTACGACGGACCGTCCGAGGTGCACCGGTGGTCCCTGGCGAAGCGGGCGGTCCGGGAGATCACCCGATGA
- a CDS encoding TetR/AcrR family transcriptional regulator, translating to MVTTRSAANPGKQVRSANPGKQVRSGRGPIVDAAIGHFTERGYHGTSMRDIASAAGVTVASIYHHFPSKQDVLVHIMSGTMADLLALTRRAAAEAAEEPAARLGAVVDTWVHFHTSRQPEALIGASEIRSLEGEGRALVIGMRDEQEDLFRGIVTDGVESGAFATPYPREAARAILNMGSAVSTWYRPDGGDVTPEQMAERYRDFALGTVRAGA from the coding sequence GTGGTGACCACGAGGAGCGCAGCCAACCCGGGGAAGCAGGTGCGCAGCGCCAATCCGGGGAAGCAGGTGCGCAGCGGACGCGGGCCGATCGTGGATGCCGCCATCGGACACTTCACCGAGCGCGGCTATCACGGCACCTCGATGCGGGACATCGCCTCCGCGGCCGGCGTGACGGTGGCCAGCATCTACCACCACTTCCCGTCCAAGCAGGATGTGCTGGTGCACATCATGTCCGGCACCATGGCGGACCTGCTCGCGCTCACCCGCCGAGCTGCCGCCGAGGCGGCGGAGGAGCCGGCGGCGCGCCTCGGAGCGGTCGTCGACACCTGGGTGCACTTCCACACCAGCCGCCAGCCCGAGGCGCTGATCGGTGCCTCGGAGATCCGCAGCCTGGAGGGTGAGGGCCGAGCGCTGGTGATCGGAATGCGCGACGAGCAGGAGGACCTGTTCCGCGGCATCGTGACCGACGGCGTCGAGTCCGGCGCGTTCGCGACGCCGTACCCCCGGGAGGCGGCGCGGGCGATCCTCAACATGGGGTCGGCCGTCTCGACCTGGTATCGCCCCGACGGTGGCGACGTCACGCCCGAGCAGATGGCCGAGCGCTACCGCGACTTCGCGCTCGGCACCGTCCGCGCCGGAGCCTGA
- a CDS encoding phosphotransferase family protein, whose protein sequence is MSGTTGDLGDGAETGELLSTEELAAVAGVMSDAGTTPAAPLTARLIAGGKSNLTFRLTDGASSWVMRTPPRAGRTPSAHDVVREYRVVDALGPTAVPVAPAVASYAEEDLIGGAFAICDFVEGRTVQTADQLADLSDAQVTSAIDALTRTLAALHAVDHVAVGLERFGRPDGYAARQLKRWTGQWEIVGEHFSGDVRSAADRLAARLGEGLPTQHATGIVHGDYRLDNTLIRTGAGPEVTVAAVVDWELSTIGDPVADVAMMCTYRDPSFDLIIGSPCAWTSPRLPDAETLAASYESAGGVPLRDFDAHLALAHYKLAVIAAGIDHRYRAGATHGAGFDTAGDAVGPLLEAGLRRL, encoded by the coding sequence ATGAGCGGCACGACCGGGGACCTCGGCGACGGCGCGGAGACCGGGGAGCTGCTCAGCACCGAGGAGCTCGCCGCCGTCGCCGGCGTGATGTCCGACGCCGGTACGACGCCGGCCGCGCCGCTCACCGCCCGACTGATCGCCGGCGGCAAGTCGAACCTGACCTTCCGGCTCACCGACGGCGCGTCCTCCTGGGTGATGCGGACCCCGCCCCGCGCCGGCCGCACCCCCTCGGCCCACGACGTGGTGCGTGAGTATCGGGTCGTCGACGCCCTCGGCCCGACCGCCGTGCCGGTCGCGCCGGCGGTGGCGTCGTACGCGGAGGAGGACCTGATCGGCGGCGCGTTCGCGATCTGCGACTTCGTCGAGGGGCGCACCGTGCAGACCGCCGACCAGCTCGCCGACCTCTCCGACGCCCAGGTCACCTCGGCGATCGACGCGCTGACCCGGACCCTGGCCGCCCTGCACGCCGTGGACCACGTCGCCGTGGGTCTCGAGCGGTTCGGCCGGCCCGACGGCTACGCCGCGCGTCAGCTCAAGCGGTGGACCGGCCAGTGGGAGATCGTCGGGGAGCACTTCTCCGGCGACGTCCGCTCCGCCGCAGACCGTCTCGCCGCCCGGCTCGGCGAGGGGCTGCCCACCCAGCACGCCACCGGCATCGTGCACGGCGACTACCGGCTGGACAACACCCTGATCCGCACCGGCGCGGGCCCGGAGGTCACGGTCGCGGCGGTGGTGGACTGGGAGCTCTCCACGATCGGTGACCCGGTCGCGGACGTCGCGATGATGTGCACCTACCGGGACCCGTCCTTCGACCTGATCATCGGCTCCCCCTGCGCGTGGACGAGTCCGCGGTTGCCGGACGCCGAGACGCTGGCGGCGTCGTACGAGAGCGCGGGCGGGGTGCCGCTGCGCGACTTCGACGCGCACCTGGCCCTGGCTCACTACAAGCTCGCCGTGATCGCGGCCGGGATCGACCATCGCTACCGCGCCGGCGCCACCCACGGCGCCGGGTTCGACACCGCCGGGGACGCGGTCGGGCCGCTGCTCGAGGCGGGGCTGCGGCGGCTCTGA
- a CDS encoding iron-containing alcohol dehydrogenase codes for MGALTSPPPDPGSIVGLPGRTFVSPARYVQGPGVLGQLGAHLAPRHSRVTVLVDAPLLDRLGPGIEVSLEKSGIVHQLRAVQGEVTPGHIEHLASDAASDRPSAVVGVGGGKVLDLAKGVSRALRTAMVSLPTIASNDGPTSRVIAMYNEDHLLVDTPHLSMNPELVLVDTQIICSAPPRFLRSGIGDALAKYFEARACRVAQGKATTGQEPLAVAGIVAAGCRSILVADAEKALASLGRDTPSPELERTIEAVVLLSGLAFENGGLSMAHALTRGLMITPGADRHLHGYHVAYGLLVQLAHEGDTESLAEVAALLGAVELPQSLHDLDVDLSPGPVGDEVLQRLAMAVTNSPHVANCVPAPTTDSVVRALTAVEALPRQTPRRAS; via the coding sequence GTGGGAGCACTGACATCGCCTCCACCGGATCCGGGCAGCATCGTAGGACTGCCCGGCCGGACCTTCGTCTCGCCGGCTCGCTACGTCCAGGGTCCCGGCGTGCTCGGACAGTTGGGCGCACACCTGGCGCCCCGGCACTCCCGGGTGACCGTGCTGGTCGATGCTCCGCTCCTCGACCGGCTCGGACCCGGGATCGAGGTGAGCCTCGAAAAGAGCGGAATCGTCCATCAGTTGCGAGCAGTCCAGGGTGAGGTGACTCCGGGCCACATCGAGCACCTGGCGTCAGATGCTGCCTCCGATCGTCCGTCCGCCGTCGTCGGAGTCGGCGGGGGCAAGGTTCTCGACCTGGCCAAGGGCGTATCCCGGGCGCTGCGAACAGCGATGGTTTCCCTGCCGACCATCGCATCCAACGACGGGCCCACGTCCCGCGTCATCGCGATGTACAACGAGGACCACCTGTTGGTCGACACCCCGCACCTCTCGATGAACCCCGAACTCGTTCTGGTGGACACCCAGATCATCTGCTCGGCTCCGCCCAGGTTCCTCCGTTCAGGCATCGGGGATGCCCTCGCGAAGTACTTCGAGGCCAGGGCATGTCGAGTCGCCCAAGGCAAGGCCACCACCGGTCAGGAGCCGCTGGCGGTCGCAGGCATCGTGGCCGCCGGATGCCGCAGCATCCTGGTCGCGGATGCTGAGAAGGCACTCGCGTCTCTGGGGCGGGACACTCCGTCACCCGAACTGGAACGAACGATCGAGGCCGTCGTACTGCTCTCCGGTCTGGCGTTCGAAAACGGCGGTCTGTCAATGGCGCACGCCCTGACGAGGGGCCTGATGATCACCCCTGGGGCCGACCGCCACCTGCACGGATACCACGTGGCGTACGGGTTGCTCGTCCAGTTAGCACACGAGGGAGATACGGAGTCCCTGGCCGAGGTCGCCGCCCTCCTGGGTGCGGTGGAGTTGCCGCAATCTCTCCACGATCTCGACGTCGACCTCTCCCCTGGCCCGGTCGGAGATGAGGTGTTGCAGCGGCTCGCCATGGCCGTCACCAACTCGCCCCACGTCGCCAACTGCGTTCCCGCGCCGACCACGGACTCCGTTGTCCGCGCGCTGACCGCGGTGGAGGCACTTCCGCGCCAGACCCCGAGGAGGGCATCGTGA
- a CDS encoding 2,4'-dihydroxyacetophenone dioxygenase family protein, which produces MTTTSRPPTPNGVEPFRGKQPADIVEDLVITGALELDEGDERLWVPQTEGVSFRPLLLSVTQGYFVNLLRVRRAGVLSRHRHAGPVHAFPLRGRWYYLEHDWVATTFGYAFEPPGETHTLVVPDDVDEMITLFHVTGTYVYVDPDGNAVGYEDVFTKLEAARRHYQQVGLGADYVERYVR; this is translated from the coding sequence GTGACCACCACCAGCAGACCGCCGACACCGAATGGCGTCGAGCCGTTCCGCGGCAAGCAACCGGCCGACATAGTCGAGGACCTCGTGATCACCGGCGCCCTCGAACTCGATGAGGGCGACGAGCGGCTCTGGGTTCCGCAGACCGAGGGCGTGTCGTTCCGTCCGCTGTTGCTGTCGGTGACCCAGGGATACTTCGTCAACCTTCTCCGTGTCCGTCGTGCCGGCGTCCTCTCCCGCCACCGACACGCCGGCCCGGTGCACGCCTTCCCGCTCCGCGGCCGTTGGTATTACCTCGAGCACGACTGGGTGGCGACGACCTTCGGCTACGCCTTCGAGCCACCCGGCGAGACCCACACCCTGGTGGTGCCCGACGACGTGGACGAGATGATCACGCTCTTCCATGTCACGGGGACCTACGTCTACGTCGACCCGGACGGGAACGCGGTCGGCTACGAGGACGTCTTCACCAAGCTCGAGGCGGCTCGACGCCACTACCAACAGGTCGGACTCGGTGCCGACTACGTTGAACGCTATGTCCGTTGA
- a CDS encoding class I adenylate-forming enzyme family protein, translating to MSVDQPSLVDAWRARVDRDPTEVALTYFDGRLTAEQLDSHADALAAALQERGVGKGDRVGLYLQNVPAYPLALLALWRIGAAAVLLNPMYRGEELRRILDDSGASGIVCGAPLATEARAVADGRWLITAADTDFQTRNDERVLSAAEGDLRGLLEEHQGSTPTSVEVRADDLALLTYTSGTTGPPKGAMNTHANLLAVIDSYGEAVELSERDVVLAIAPLFHITGVVINATIALVHGAPLVLTHRFHPEVVLEACAEHGVTFTIGSITAFNSLAQSAGDDASAFASSRALYSGGAPIPPSTVERFEERYGLYVHNVYGMTETSSAVIAVPLGERAPVDEASGTLSVGKPLSGLTVRTLGADGEETVPGEQGELEICGPQVVPGYWRNEEATRQTMPGGRLRTGDVAVIDADGWVYLVDRLKDQINVSGYKVWPREVEDALVSHDAVLEAAVVGRPDDYQGESVVAYVALRDGTTAEPDEVRAHVKARLAAYKVPREVHVVEELPKTQTGKIRRNALRDGDDVRG from the coding sequence ATGTCCGTTGACCAGCCCTCCCTCGTCGACGCCTGGCGGGCCCGGGTCGACCGCGACCCGACCGAGGTGGCGCTCACCTACTTCGACGGCCGGCTGACGGCCGAGCAGCTCGACAGCCACGCCGACGCCCTCGCCGCGGCCCTCCAGGAGCGAGGGGTCGGCAAGGGCGACCGCGTCGGGCTCTACCTGCAGAACGTGCCCGCCTATCCGCTGGCGCTCCTCGCCCTCTGGCGGATCGGTGCGGCGGCGGTGCTGCTCAACCCGATGTACCGGGGTGAGGAGCTGCGCCGCATCCTCGACGACTCGGGGGCGAGCGGGATCGTCTGCGGCGCCCCGTTGGCGACCGAGGCACGGGCCGTGGCGGACGGGAGATGGCTGATCACCGCGGCCGACACCGACTTCCAGACCCGCAACGACGAGCGGGTGCTCAGCGCCGCGGAGGGTGACCTCCGCGGGCTCCTCGAGGAGCACCAGGGCAGCACACCGACGAGCGTCGAGGTGCGGGCCGACGACCTCGCCCTGCTCACCTACACCTCCGGCACGACCGGCCCGCCCAAGGGTGCGATGAACACCCACGCCAACCTGCTGGCCGTGATCGACAGCTACGGCGAGGCGGTCGAGCTGAGCGAGAGGGACGTCGTCCTCGCCATCGCCCCGCTGTTCCACATCACCGGCGTGGTGATCAACGCGACCATCGCGCTGGTCCACGGCGCCCCTCTCGTGCTCACCCACCGGTTCCATCCCGAGGTGGTGCTCGAGGCGTGCGCGGAGCACGGTGTGACGTTCACGATCGGATCGATCACGGCGTTCAACTCTCTGGCCCAGAGCGCCGGCGACGACGCCTCCGCGTTCGCCAGCTCCCGGGCGCTCTACTCCGGCGGAGCCCCGATCCCGCCATCGACCGTGGAGCGATTCGAGGAGCGCTACGGCCTCTACGTCCACAACGTCTACGGCATGACGGAGACCAGCTCCGCGGTGATCGCCGTACCGCTGGGCGAACGGGCTCCGGTCGACGAGGCCAGCGGCACCCTCTCGGTGGGCAAGCCGCTTTCCGGCCTGACCGTCCGCACACTCGGTGCCGACGGGGAGGAGACCGTTCCGGGCGAGCAGGGCGAGCTGGAGATCTGTGGGCCGCAGGTCGTGCCCGGCTACTGGCGCAACGAGGAGGCGACCCGCCAGACGATGCCCGGTGGTCGGCTGCGCACCGGCGACGTCGCCGTCATCGACGCGGACGGCTGGGTCTATCTCGTCGATCGCCTCAAGGACCAGATCAACGTCTCCGGCTATAAGGTGTGGCCGCGCGAGGTCGAGGACGCCCTGGTCAGCCACGACGCCGTCCTCGAGGCAGCGGTCGTGGGGCGACCCGACGACTACCAAGGCGAGTCGGTCGTCGCCTACGTCGCTCTCCGGGACGGTACGACGGCCGAGCCCGACGAGGTCCGCGCCCACGTCAAGGCCCGCCTCGCGGCGTACAAGGTCCCCCGCGAGGTGCACGTCGTCGAGGAGCTCCCCAAGACGCAGACGGGCAAGATCCGCCGCAACGCGCTCCGGGACGGCGACGACGTCAGGGGCTGA
- a CDS encoding type II toxin-antitoxin system VapB family antitoxin, with protein sequence MALNIKDAETDRLARELAELTGQSITVALREALQDKLAVARARRAVAGTDDLQAIIDRGRARRILDDRTSEDIVGYDEHGLPA encoded by the coding sequence ATGGCGCTCAACATCAAGGACGCGGAGACCGACCGCCTGGCACGCGAGCTCGCCGAGCTGACCGGGCAGTCGATCACCGTCGCACTGCGCGAAGCACTGCAGGACAAGCTCGCAGTTGCGCGAGCCCGGCGCGCAGTCGCCGGGACCGACGACTTGCAGGCCATCATCGACCGCGGGCGTGCGCGACGCATCCTCGACGACCGCACGAGCGAGGACATCGTCGGGTACGACGAGCACGGCCTGCCCGCATGA
- a CDS encoding MFS transporter: MLALVVLVVQADGSSGYGLGYGVAVAGLILVPYSLLSVSGSRLARAVASRWSPALLLPTGCTVFACAMAFLALRHDALWQVLLAMAVGGLGSGFTFSSLPGLIVPHVPQAETGSVLAFNQLLRYLGFSLGSASSVALLELFGGDGRAFTLAAMSLAAVCAAAGAGSAAAGARRAG; encoded by the coding sequence ATGCTCGCGCTGGTGGTGCTGGTGGTCCAGGCGGACGGGAGCTCCGGCTACGGGCTCGGGTACGGCGTCGCCGTGGCGGGCCTGATCCTGGTGCCGTACTCGCTGCTCAGCGTCAGTGGCAGCCGGCTCGCCCGCGCAGTGGCGTCGCGGTGGTCGCCCGCGTTGCTGCTGCCGACGGGGTGCACCGTCTTCGCGTGCGCGATGGCGTTCCTGGCCCTCCGCCACGACGCGCTGTGGCAGGTGCTGCTGGCGATGGCGGTCGGCGGGCTGGGCAGCGGCTTCACCTTCTCCTCCCTGCCGGGCCTGATCGTGCCGCACGTGCCGCAGGCCGAGACCGGCAGCGTGCTGGCGTTCAACCAGCTGCTCCGCTACCTGGGCTTCTCGCTGGGATCAGCGAGCAGTGTGGCGCTGCTGGAGCTGTTCGGCGGTGACGGGCGCGCCTTCACGCTGGCCGCGATGTCACTGGCGGCGGTGTGTGCCGCGGCGGGAGCGGGAAGTGCAGCGGCCGGAGCACGCCGGGCCGGGTGA
- a CDS encoding MFS transporter — MTTTEDRWQLSALAAVITVTAIVSSLGAPLVPQIAESYDVSVLTAQWTLTATLITGAVATPILGRLGSGRLRRPVILGGLLVVLAGTVLSALPLGFPLLVTGRTLQGVGLALVPLALAVARDAWTGRTLTTRLSLLSVTTVAGAGLGYPITSTVASLAGTSGAFAFGAVLVAATWALAVRFLPGTDAGAPQPVDLVGAALLTAGTICLLLGITEGEHAGWASAGTLTLFAVGAALMATWIGWTLRVERRGGHPLVDLALAARPGVVGPHVVTFALGWACTGCSRWWCWWSRRTGAPATGSGTASPWRA; from the coding sequence GTGACGACGACGGAGGACCGCTGGCAGCTGTCCGCGTTGGCCGCCGTCATCACCGTCACGGCGATCGTCAGCAGCCTGGGCGCACCGTTGGTCCCGCAGATCGCGGAGTCCTACGACGTCTCCGTGCTCACCGCCCAGTGGACGTTGACCGCGACGCTGATCACCGGCGCCGTGGCGACCCCGATCCTGGGTCGGCTGGGCAGCGGCCGGCTGCGGCGGCCGGTCATCCTGGGCGGCCTGCTCGTCGTCCTGGCCGGCACCGTGCTCTCGGCGCTGCCGCTCGGCTTCCCGCTGCTCGTCACCGGTCGGACCCTGCAAGGAGTGGGGCTGGCGCTGGTGCCGCTGGCGCTCGCGGTCGCCCGCGACGCGTGGACCGGCCGCACCCTCACCACACGCCTGTCGCTGCTGTCGGTGACGACGGTGGCCGGCGCGGGCCTCGGCTATCCGATCACCTCGACGGTCGCCAGCCTCGCGGGGACCTCCGGCGCGTTCGCCTTCGGAGCGGTGCTGGTGGCGGCGACGTGGGCGCTCGCCGTACGGTTCCTGCCCGGGACGGATGCCGGCGCGCCGCAACCGGTCGACCTGGTCGGCGCGGCCCTGCTGACCGCCGGCACGATCTGCCTGCTGCTCGGCATCACCGAGGGCGAGCACGCAGGATGGGCCAGCGCCGGGACGCTGACGCTCTTCGCCGTCGGTGCGGCACTCATGGCCACCTGGATCGGCTGGACCCTACGGGTGGAGCGGCGCGGCGGCCACCCGCTGGTCGACCTCGCCCTGGCGGCCCGTCCGGGAGTCGTGGGGCCGCACGTGGTCACCTTCGCCCTCGGCTGGGCATGTACGGGATGCTCGCGCTGGTGGTGCTGGTGGTCCAGGCGGACGGGAGCTCCGGCTACGGGCTCGGGTACGGCGTCGCCGTGGCGGGCCTGA
- a CDS encoding type II toxin-antitoxin system VapC family toxin: MIVADTSPLVAIVLGESDAERHLTELVRERCLISAASVVEATIVVEARQGPDATRDLEHLIGSVADRIVPVDADHAAVAVGAWRRFGKGRHPAGLNYGDCFSYATARIAGLPLLFKGDDFGQTDIASAL, translated from the coding sequence ATGATCGTCGCGGACACCTCACCCCTGGTGGCCATCGTCCTCGGCGAGAGCGACGCGGAGCGCCATCTCACCGAGCTGGTCCGGGAACGGTGCCTGATCTCGGCGGCTTCGGTGGTCGAGGCGACGATCGTCGTCGAAGCACGACAGGGACCTGACGCCACGCGGGATCTCGAACATCTCATTGGCTCGGTGGCCGATCGCATCGTGCCGGTCGATGCCGACCACGCAGCGGTCGCGGTCGGCGCATGGCGCCGCTTCGGCAAGGGACGTCACCCCGCAGGGCTGAACTATGGCGATTGCTTCTCCTACGCCACCGCCCGAATCGCCGGGCTCCCGCTGCTGTTCAAGGGAGACGACTTCGGCCAGACCGATATCGCGAGCGCGCTATGA